The Juglans regia cultivar Chandler chromosome 6, Walnut 2.0, whole genome shotgun sequence genome contains the following window.
TGATTCAGGTAGAGAAGGAGCAGGACAAGGTCGATGATGATAATATTGCTGGAAGAGTTGGCGCTGGCCCTGCCTTTGTTTTCGCTAAAGACCAGGAGAAGCAGGACCCCGGCGTTACTGGGACCGGCTAATTTgcctgcctctctctctctctctctctctctatatatatatatatgtatatgtatatatgctgTAAACTTGTGCTGTAATCTGCTTCCATGCATTTTAGTATTTCATGTAGAACCCTTTATCCTtctaatatttgaataaaatcctAATTTCTTTTCTCGAAACAATATTTTGATTCAATGAATCAGGTCTGCTGCTCGCGTGGC
Protein-coding sequences here:
- the LOC108998328 gene encoding uncharacterized protein LOC108998328, whose amino-acid sequence is MSGVQGTMPPELKTPTTYESVPGGENKTKTDLRSKEDQGMIQVEKEQDKVDDDNIAGRVGAGPAFVFAKDQEKQDPGVTGTG